One Nostoc punctiforme PCC 73102 DNA window includes the following coding sequences:
- the trxA gene encoding thioredoxin encodes MATKKQFNSFEEMLSASDVPVLVDFYADWCGPCQMMVPILEQVNLQLKDRLRIVKIDTEKYTDLATEYKIASLPTLVLFKQGQPVDRIEGVMQAPQLVQYLQTKI; translated from the coding sequence ATGGCAACTAAAAAACAATTTAACAGCTTTGAAGAGATGCTGTCTGCTTCTGATGTACCTGTATTAGTAGATTTTTACGCTGACTGGTGTGGCCCATGCCAAATGATGGTGCCAATTTTAGAGCAAGTCAATCTCCAACTTAAGGATCGCCTACGGATTGTCAAAATTGATACAGAAAAATACACAGATTTGGCTACTGAGTATAAAATTGCATCTCTTCCAACCTTAGTATTGTTTAAGCAAGGTCAACCTGTGGATAGGATAGAGGGAGTAATGCAAGCACCGCAGTTGGTGCAATATCTACAAACAAAGATTTAA
- the pglX gene encoding BREX-6 system adenine-specific DNA-methyltransferase PglX codes for MSYLTPEAKSKLSNTIRALRERLLTDLQNAIESTYRLSIKTLNKAGLAEEQQVKRERLEQWLDEQSRSQGKSKRQEDEIRDRHLKTAVKLAAATLLNRLIVIKQMEAHGLIKPAVLTGGWQSRGYREFRDFAPDLCKDETEGYGTLLQLLYDELAQELPGLFGNVGVTALFPIPASTLRAAIEALDAAELKDVWLDDTTLGWVYQYWNDPEREALDAKLNGGGKVEPHEIASKTQMFTERYMVEWLLHNSLGQMWLAMCKKNGWTAEVEADGTLARLEARRKEWREKREQKEVALDALMPIEPGIEQNWKYWVPQPLTADAVTHAPESVRSLKILDPATGSAHFLVIAFGLLFTLYQEEARHRGENWSDRQIVESILENNLYGVDIDPRAIQIAAAALILKARLLSPQASPKHLNLVASNLQLGSLPADDPALVELRREVTEATGIPEKLTNQIVYALQGADYLGTLLKVDTAVDTAISEYESQFQQVIQGNIFAGFGEQKPDFNFQQTKASLLDKLEQFLSRCTSGDDLGLRLRGEQLAAGIRFIRLVRENSYNLVIGNPPYQGTSKMADVGYITKNYPKGKADLYAAFLERGLQLARTGGVSALLTMRNWMFIQQYTQIREWLLGNSDLRMIGDLNTAAFEDVQNSEVLAVMMSIFLNTLPSGEMSIAMQATPLGENSYDRKRTKRKQATLLSQAGHFEFWSNRFEVIKEKPLVYWWDKDFLKCYAETPKMGDETDVRVGMQTANNTRFLRQPWEIKLTELLICATNIPLLSLPRNKWVPYIKGAAGKVWFEPLTDVLLWEPNALAVKLMERGGEQTSRPQNEQYYFRAGVAFTSTGSIFAARFHRFKSVFDVKGQSVFPNITSNTVCLMNSKIARNVLIALNPSISFQVGDAKRLPLFPIESADEIFAQLDTAFTEHEAARETSVEFKKPGTSAWNYAQEWAQTAVDREPGTPLPNYKPVYEEPLPTNFVSYAIGVALGRFGTNGEGILYLSAYSEKDSLEHPSCKPIQETWHEYGSIIAKGTQLRKWLRLSFFKDVHLGMYESRPIYFPLSSQRKNFVAFISIHRWADNTLQTLLADYLIPELSQLEGELNDLTTARHQGDKKTQAKAEEHYSEVQKLHEELKAFINLVRQCAEQGPPPANAKDIKREVDARFKMALDDGVMVNSAALWPLLEPQWNQPKKWWLELCNAQGKKDYDWSHLAARYFPQRVEGKCKLDPSLAIAHSCFWKYHPAKAYEWELRLQDEISEDFTIDEQNSDSLRQAFAKENPQLVQEIIEKEEKRRERKRKKEETQEEDFGPLFEQEEEEAA; via the coding sequence ATGTCCTATCTCACCCCTGAAGCTAAATCCAAATTATCAAATACAATTCGTGCTTTAAGAGAACGTTTGCTCACTGATTTGCAAAACGCGATAGAAAGCACCTATCGATTATCAATTAAAACCTTAAATAAGGCGGGATTAGCAGAAGAGCAACAGGTGAAACGAGAGCGCTTGGAACAATGGCTGGATGAGCAATCCCGTAGTCAGGGTAAAAGTAAGAGACAAGAAGATGAAATACGCGATCGCCATTTGAAAACAGCAGTCAAGCTCGCAGCTGCAACCTTGCTCAATCGGCTGATAGTAATTAAGCAGATGGAAGCACACGGATTAATTAAACCTGCTGTATTAACCGGAGGTTGGCAGAGTCGGGGTTATCGGGAGTTTCGAGATTTTGCACCGGACTTGTGCAAGGATGAAACTGAGGGATACGGAACATTGCTGCAATTACTCTACGATGAACTGGCTCAGGAATTGCCTGGTTTGTTTGGCAATGTCGGAGTGACAGCACTATTCCCAATTCCAGCCAGTACCTTGAGAGCAGCAATTGAGGCTTTGGATGCAGCTGAATTAAAGGATGTTTGGCTGGATGATACAACTTTGGGGTGGGTTTATCAATACTGGAACGACCCAGAACGAGAAGCCCTAGATGCAAAACTAAATGGGGGCGGGAAGGTAGAACCCCATGAAATTGCCAGCAAAACCCAAATGTTTACAGAACGTTACATGGTGGAGTGGTTACTCCATAACAGTTTGGGGCAGATGTGGCTGGCGATGTGCAAAAAGAACGGTTGGACGGCTGAGGTTGAGGCAGATGGAACTTTAGCTCGTTTGGAAGCAAGGCGTAAAGAGTGGCGAGAAAAGCGCGAACAAAAAGAGGTAGCGTTAGATGCGTTAATGCCAATTGAACCGGGAATTGAACAAAATTGGAAATATTGGGTTCCCCAACCATTAACCGCAGATGCAGTCACTCATGCACCAGAGAGTGTGCGATCGCTCAAAATTTTAGACCCTGCCACTGGCTCGGCTCATTTCCTAGTAATTGCTTTTGGGTTATTATTTACACTTTACCAGGAAGAAGCAAGGCATCGGGGGGAAAATTGGAGCGATCGCCAAATTGTTGAGTCGATTCTAGAGAACAATTTATATGGTGTTGATATTGACCCCAGAGCAATACAAATTGCGGCAGCAGCGTTAATACTGAAGGCGCGGCTACTTTCTCCACAAGCAAGTCCTAAACATCTAAATTTGGTTGCATCTAATCTTCAGTTGGGTTCTTTACCAGCAGATGATCCGGCGTTGGTGGAGTTGCGGCGAGAGGTGACGGAAGCGACGGGAATTCCAGAAAAATTGACAAATCAGATTGTATATGCTTTGCAGGGGGCAGATTATTTAGGAACACTGTTGAAGGTAGACACTGCGGTAGATACAGCAATTAGCGAGTACGAAAGTCAGTTTCAACAGGTGATTCAAGGCAATATTTTTGCAGGCTTTGGTGAGCAAAAACCAGACTTTAATTTTCAGCAGACGAAAGCTTCTTTACTCGATAAACTTGAGCAATTTCTCTCGCGGTGTACCAGTGGCGATGATTTGGGCTTGCGGTTGCGGGGTGAGCAGTTAGCAGCAGGTATCAGATTTATCCGCCTTGTACGTGAAAATAGCTATAATTTGGTGATTGGCAATCCGCCGTATCAGGGGACGAGTAAGATGGCGGATGTTGGGTATATTACGAAGAATTACCCTAAAGGAAAGGCGGATTTGTATGCAGCTTTTTTGGAACGGGGTTTGCAATTAGCAAGAACTGGGGGTGTGTCTGCGTTATTGACAATGCGGAATTGGATGTTTATTCAACAATATACGCAGATTCGAGAATGGTTATTGGGTAATTCTGATTTGCGAATGATAGGAGATTTAAATACAGCCGCTTTTGAAGATGTACAAAACTCAGAAGTTCTTGCTGTCATGATGAGCATATTCTTAAATACGCTACCTAGCGGAGAAATGAGTATAGCAATGCAGGCAACTCCGCTAGGTGAAAATTCTTATGATAGAAAGCGAACAAAACGGAAACAGGCAACACTTTTATCACAAGCTGGGCATTTTGAATTTTGGAGCAATCGCTTTGAGGTTATCAAAGAAAAACCTCTTGTTTATTGGTGGGATAAAGATTTTCTCAAATGCTATGCTGAAACACCAAAAATGGGAGATGAAACTGATGTCAGAGTAGGGATGCAAACTGCCAATAATACCCGTTTTTTACGACAGCCTTGGGAAATTAAGCTTACTGAACTCTTAATTTGTGCTACAAATATTCCTCTTTTGAGCCTTCCTCGAAATAAATGGGTTCCTTATATCAAGGGTGCTGCTGGTAAAGTTTGGTTTGAACCACTTACAGATGTTTTACTTTGGGAACCAAATGCACTGGCTGTAAAGTTAATGGAGCGTGGTGGAGAACAAACTTCACGACCTCAAAATGAACAGTATTACTTCCGAGCAGGAGTTGCATTCACATCTACAGGTAGTATTTTTGCAGCAAGATTTCATAGATTTAAAAGTGTGTTTGATGTAAAAGGTCAATCAGTTTTCCCAAACATTACAAGCAACACAGTATGTTTGATGAATTCTAAAATTGCCCGTAATGTACTGATTGCATTAAACCCTAGCATTAGTTTTCAGGTCGGAGATGCAAAACGCCTTCCCCTTTTCCCCATCGAATCAGCAGACGAAATCTTCGCCCAACTTGACACAGCCTTCACTGAACACGAAGCCGCTCGCGAAACCTCAGTAGAATTCAAAAAACCAGGTACATCAGCTTGGAACTATGCCCAAGAATGGGCGCAAACAGCAGTAGACCGTGAACCTGGCACACCTTTACCAAACTACAAACCTGTCTACGAAGAACCACTCCCAACCAATTTCGTTTCCTATGCTATTGGCGTAGCATTAGGGCGATTTGGCACAAATGGCGAAGGTATCCTTTATCTTTCCGCCTATTCTGAAAAAGACAGTTTAGAACACCCAAGCTGTAAACCCATCCAAGAAACTTGGCACGAGTACGGTTCAATTATTGCCAAAGGAACCCAACTTCGCAAATGGTTGCGGTTATCCTTCTTTAAAGATGTTCACTTAGGAATGTACGAAAGCCGCCCAATTTACTTTCCCCTTTCATCCCAACGGAAAAATTTTGTTGCTTTTATCAGCATTCATCGCTGGGCTGATAACACATTGCAAACTTTATTAGCAGATTACCTCATCCCCGAACTCAGCCAACTAGAAGGCGAACTCAACGACCTGACCACAGCCAGACATCAAGGCGATAAAAAAACACAAGCAAAAGCTGAAGAACACTACAGCGAAGTACAAAAACTCCACGAAGAACTCAAAGCATTTATCAACCTAGTGAGACAGTGCGCGGAACAAGGGCCACCCCCAGCCAATGCAAAAGATATTAAGCGCGAAGTTGATGCCCGTTTCAAAATGGCTTTGGATGACGGTGTGATGGTCAATAGTGCAGCCCTCTGGCCTTTACTCGAACCCCAGTGGAACCAACCCAAAAAATGGTGGTTAGAACTCTGCAACGCCCAAGGTAAAAAAGATTATGACTGGTCACATTTAGCCGCCCGTTATTTTCCCCAACGGGTTGAGGGTAAATGCAAACTAGATCCTTCCCTAGCTATTGCCCACAGTTGCTTTTGGAAATATCACCCAGCTAAAGCTTACGAGTGGGAACTGCGCTTGCAAGATGAAATTTCTGAGGATTTCACTATTGATGAACAAAATTCTGATAGTCTGCGCCAAGCCTTTGCTAAAGAAAATCCTCAGCTAGTGCAAGAAATTATCGAAAAAGAAGAGAAGCGACGGGAACGCAAACGCAAAAAAGAAGAAACCCAAGAAGAAGATTTCGGCCCTCTGTTTGAGCAAGAAGAGGAGGAAGCCGCATGA
- a CDS encoding iron uptake porin, which yields MSKYLLASASGMGFLCLIAGLSPVQALPSLEIADENVAVNQNDGSYQKNDFNQSNLAKNISSKLLIANENQKKFSSVKQQQNNQDLGVDSAVTYKQPVIPQSINSSPSSDKLAQVTSVSQLSDVQPTDWAFQALQSLVERYGCIAGYPNQTYRGNRAMTRYEFAAGLNACLERINELIATATGDLVKKEDLAALQKLQEQFAAELSTLRGRVDAVEARTAELEVNQFSTTTKLNGEVIIAGVGATGGAPNDSDPNIILVNRVRLNLTTSFTGKDSLITGLQAYNFLGGADGQGSLQQSLGLASPLLSSSSARTSFEPQFPGLNVNTLSSVGANSVQLYKLLYIFPVANKLTLFAGTAAETSDAFPAITPFYGEGQESISRFAGLNPVLRVSGGTSGTGLASAAGFIYSISPNLDLRALYGSVNANLPQKSADEVLPGVSTTPLGGGLFSGSSVVAAQLTFKPSPDLDIGLNYANSYHEINILGTGLISGDVGALAGVEAGTPVKLNSFGGTVTWRLSPKIALSGYGAALFVDAASNSVNASTTFTSWMAGVHFRDLFKSGNTAGILFGQPLFRSDTGGSAQLTPTGENRATPYHLEAYYRLQVSDNISITPGAFVLFNPEGNSNNETTTVGVLRTTFTF from the coding sequence ATGTCAAAATATCTACTAGCTTCTGCTAGTGGGATGGGATTTTTATGTTTAATTGCTGGGTTATCACCTGTGCAAGCCCTTCCTAGTTTAGAAATTGCAGATGAAAACGTAGCTGTTAATCAAAATGATGGCAGCTATCAAAAAAATGATTTTAATCAAAGCAATTTAGCAAAAAATATCTCCAGTAAATTGCTAATAGCTAATGAGAATCAAAAAAAATTTTCCTCAGTCAAGCAACAGCAAAATAATCAAGATTTAGGAGTAGATTCTGCTGTTACCTATAAACAGCCAGTTATACCACAATCTATAAATTCATCTCCATCCTCAGACAAACTTGCACAAGTAACATCCGTATCGCAATTGTCTGATGTACAGCCGACTGATTGGGCTTTTCAGGCACTCCAATCTTTAGTTGAGCGCTATGGTTGTATCGCAGGTTATCCCAATCAAACCTATCGCGGTAATCGGGCGATGACTCGCTATGAATTTGCTGCTGGTTTAAATGCTTGTTTAGAGCGAATCAATGAACTGATTGCGACTGCAACTGGTGATTTGGTCAAAAAAGAAGATTTAGCCGCATTGCAAAAACTACAAGAACAATTTGCGGCGGAATTGTCAACATTGCGGGGTCGAGTGGATGCTGTAGAAGCTCGCACCGCAGAACTAGAAGTAAATCAATTTTCTACGACTACTAAACTTAATGGAGAAGTAATTATTGCTGGTGTTGGTGCTACCGGCGGCGCTCCTAATGACAGTGACCCGAACATCATCCTAGTCAATAGAGTGCGATTAAATCTCACCACTAGCTTTACTGGTAAAGATTCATTAATTACTGGATTGCAAGCTTATAACTTTTTAGGTGGAGCCGATGGACAGGGTAGCCTGCAACAAAGTTTAGGATTAGCTTCACCTCTTTTAAGTTCTAGTAGCGCTCGTACCAGTTTTGAGCCGCAATTTCCGGGGTTAAATGTCAATACTTTGTCGAGCGTTGGCGCAAACAGTGTTCAGCTTTACAAATTGCTGTATATCTTTCCCGTCGCTAATAAATTAACCTTGTTTGCGGGAACTGCGGCGGAAACATCAGATGCTTTCCCAGCAATTACGCCTTTTTATGGCGAAGGCCAAGAGTCAATTTCTCGTTTTGCCGGCTTAAATCCTGTGCTACGGGTTTCTGGTGGGACTTCTGGTACTGGTTTAGCATCGGCGGCAGGCTTTATTTATAGTATTTCCCCGAATTTGGATTTACGAGCTTTATACGGTAGTGTCAACGCCAATTTACCCCAAAAATCTGCTGATGAGGTACTACCAGGAGTTTCTACGACACCTTTGGGAGGTGGCTTATTTAGTGGGAGTAGTGTTGTTGCCGCACAGTTAACCTTCAAGCCCAGTCCTGACCTAGATATTGGTCTAAACTATGCCAATAGTTATCATGAAATCAATATTTTAGGTACAGGATTAATTAGTGGTGATGTTGGTGCTTTAGCTGGTGTTGAGGCTGGAACACCCGTCAAACTCAACTCCTTTGGGGGTACGGTAACATGGCGATTGTCTCCCAAAATAGCCTTATCTGGCTACGGTGCAGCACTATTTGTTGATGCTGCTTCAAATAGCGTGAATGCTTCCACCACCTTTACAAGTTGGATGGCGGGAGTTCACTTCAGAGATTTATTCAAGTCAGGAAACACTGCTGGGATTCTTTTTGGTCAGCCGCTTTTCCGTAGTGATACTGGTGGTTCTGCTCAACTTACCCCCACAGGCGAGAATCGGGCGACTCCTTATCATTTGGAAGCCTATTACCGCCTTCAAGTTAGCGATAATATCAGCATTACCCCTGGTGCGTTTGTTCTCTTTAACCCAGAAGGTAACAGCAACAATGAGACTACGACTGTAGGCGTACTTCGGACTACTTTTACCTTTTAA
- a CDS encoding type II toxin-antitoxin system ParD family antitoxin: protein MICGIISLQDYCQFLPQVGESDVDRQRTTLNVSLTPDFNKFITSLVNSGKYKSASEVVRQGLRLLQQQVASSNPKKESNSQESATINSAVNDKRLNMFPGSGEMRERIHNFDWASTSVGSVETWPQSLRATIRTLLGSRYPMILLWGQDLVQIYNDAYTSLIGAKHPLALGRSIQETQSESWDVIGPMIVEVMTTGVPNWVEDQMMVVNRADYNEEAHFSLSYSAVEDDEGAIKGMLCVCSEVTQQVLGERRLRLQRDLAARSGDTRSVETTCKDILSTIAEYPQDVPFALIYLSEPDGKTVRLSGSVRANINESIAPLKVVLEEFTDIWPLAEVMLGNTTLIEGLNRHITIVGGPWNEIVYQAIALPIPSSNVTAPLGVLIAGISPNRRLDESYKSFYELLAGQVSVSLRNAQAYEEERKKAQALAELDRTKTAFFNNVSHEFRTPLTLILGPLEDVLNNQNARLTSEEREQLQLVHRNSLRLLKLVNTLLDFSRIEANRIQAVYEPIDLAVFTTELASVFRSTIERAGLRLIVDCPPLPEAVYVDREMWEKIVLNLLSNAFKFTFIGQISVSLRWYTEYVELEVQDTGIGIPAEELPHLFERFYRVQGLQGRTYEGSGIGLSLVQDLIRLHGGSIRVSSKVNQGSSFIVLLPTGTAHLPTERIASGHDLPNTASVTAAFVEEAWRWLPQEAGEQGSRGAGEENTFFSSAPLPLCPPRTSARILLADDNADMRDYLKHLLQPDYEVEAATNGLAALAAARRQIPDLVLSDIMMPGIDGLQLLRELRSASSTREVPIILLSARAGEESRVEGLEMGADDYLIKPFSARELLARVRTNLELSRLRKDALAQQAERIREQAARVEAEAANRMKDEFLQVLSHEIRTPLNGMLGWVKMLRQGKLDSSATTRALETIERNANAQAKLVDDLLDVSCIIRGQLRLEKRPVSLISVITEAIETLKPQAEAKDITINCMLDRYVSSVSGDASRLQQVAWNLLSNAIKFTPSGGQVEVSLQAVGTDALLQVKDTGNGIKADFLPYIFERFRQADASTTRTYGGLGLGLAIVRHLVEMHGGTVEADSPGLGLGATFGVRLPLMSISYISEGAESISGNDDSQISLNGLRVLVVDDEADGRELVGFILQQHGALVSQAASVAQAWSALESGMPHILISDLGMPEEDGYSFIRRIRALPIEKGGRMPAIALSAYAKEEDRRRALLTGFQMYLSKPFDPDELLIMVASLSGQFP, encoded by the coding sequence ATGATTTGTGGCATAATATCATTACAAGATTATTGCCAATTTTTGCCACAGGTAGGAGAAAGTGACGTGGATCGCCAACGCACAACGCTTAACGTATCACTAACTCCTGATTTCAATAAATTTATTACCTCGCTTGTCAACTCAGGAAAGTATAAATCAGCAAGTGAGGTCGTTCGACAAGGTCTGCGACTACTTCAACAGCAGGTAGCAAGCTCAAACCCTAAAAAGGAAAGTAATTCACAAGAGAGTGCAACAATTAACAGCGCTGTTAACGATAAGCGCTTAAATATGTTTCCTGGCTCTGGTGAAATGAGGGAACGTATACATAATTTCGATTGGGCAAGTACATCTGTTGGCAGTGTAGAAACATGGCCACAAAGTTTGAGAGCAACGATACGTACTCTGCTGGGGTCACGGTATCCGATGATTTTACTTTGGGGGCAGGATCTAGTTCAAATTTATAATGATGCATATACTAGTTTAATTGGGGCAAAACATCCTCTGGCGCTAGGTCGTTCTATCCAAGAAACGCAATCGGAATCCTGGGATGTAATTGGGCCGATGATTGTTGAAGTGATGACAACGGGTGTTCCCAACTGGGTAGAAGACCAAATGATGGTGGTGAACCGAGCAGATTATAACGAGGAAGCCCACTTCAGTCTGTCTTACAGTGCCGTTGAAGATGACGAAGGTGCAATTAAGGGTATGCTTTGCGTATGTAGCGAAGTGACGCAGCAGGTACTAGGGGAGCGGCGCTTGCGCTTGCAACGTGATTTGGCAGCACGTTCTGGTGATACACGAAGTGTAGAAACTACCTGTAAGGATATTCTGTCCACGATCGCAGAATATCCTCAAGATGTACCGTTTGCTCTGATTTACCTGAGCGAGCCAGATGGCAAGACAGTGCGATTATCTGGCAGCGTTCGAGCAAACATAAATGAATCTATTGCACCTTTGAAGGTGGTTTTAGAAGAATTTACAGATATATGGCCGCTTGCAGAGGTAATGCTAGGAAATACAACTCTGATTGAAGGTCTTAATCGCCATATAACTATTGTCGGTGGACCCTGGAATGAAATAGTCTACCAAGCAATAGCGCTACCGATCCCGTCATCAAATGTCACAGCACCGCTTGGGGTACTCATTGCCGGAATCAGCCCCAATCGTCGCTTGGATGAAAGCTATAAATCGTTTTACGAGCTTTTAGCAGGGCAAGTTTCGGTTTCGCTTCGCAATGCTCAAGCATACGAAGAAGAACGCAAAAAAGCCCAAGCGTTAGCTGAACTAGACCGAACTAAAACAGCATTTTTCAATAATGTCTCTCATGAGTTTCGCACACCTTTGACGTTAATACTGGGCCCGTTAGAGGATGTGCTAAACAACCAGAACGCGAGATTGACAAGTGAGGAACGCGAACAATTGCAATTAGTTCACCGAAACAGCCTGCGTTTGCTCAAGTTAGTCAACACACTATTAGACTTTTCGCGCATCGAAGCAAATCGCATTCAAGCAGTTTATGAACCGATAGACCTTGCTGTATTTACAACTGAACTGGCCAGTGTCTTCCGCTCAACTATCGAACGGGCCGGTTTACGTCTAATAGTAGATTGCCCACCTTTACCAGAAGCGGTGTATGTAGACCGCGAAATGTGGGAAAAGATTGTTTTGAATTTGCTCAGTAATGCTTTCAAATTCACGTTTATTGGACAAATCAGTGTAAGCTTGCGTTGGTACACAGAATATGTGGAACTGGAAGTCCAGGATACAGGTATAGGAATTCCAGCAGAGGAATTGCCCCATTTGTTCGAGCGTTTTTACCGCGTACAAGGGTTACAAGGTCGCACTTATGAAGGCTCTGGAATTGGATTATCCCTAGTGCAGGATCTGATTCGACTTCATGGTGGCTCAATTCGTGTAAGCAGTAAAGTAAATCAGGGAAGTTCTTTCATTGTTTTACTTCCTACTGGTACTGCTCATCTGCCCACTGAACGCATTGCATCTGGGCATGATTTGCCGAACACTGCTTCGGTAACGGCTGCTTTTGTTGAAGAAGCATGGCGTTGGCTACCACAAGAAGCAGGGGAGCAGGGGAGCAGGGGAGCAGGGGAGGAAAACACTTTCTTCTCCTCTGCTCCTCTGCCCCTCTGCCCCCCCCGCACAAGTGCCCGCATTCTTCTGGCTGATGACAACGCAGATATGCGTGATTATTTAAAGCACTTACTTCAGCCAGATTACGAAGTAGAGGCAGCCACAAATGGATTAGCTGCTTTAGCAGCAGCCCGCAGACAAATACCGGATTTAGTACTTAGCGATATTATGATGCCGGGAATCGACGGTTTGCAATTGTTGCGCGAATTGCGCTCTGCATCATCCACTCGTGAAGTGCCTATTATCCTGCTATCCGCCCGCGCTGGTGAAGAATCTCGTGTTGAAGGCTTAGAAATGGGCGCGGATGATTACCTGATCAAACCTTTCTCGGCGCGAGAACTGCTGGCGCGGGTAAGAACAAACTTAGAGTTGTCTCGACTGCGTAAAGATGCTTTAGCTCAACAAGCCGAACGGATTCGGGAGCAGGCAGCGCGAGTTGAAGCGGAAGCAGCCAATCGGATGAAAGATGAATTTCTGCAAGTACTTTCCCATGAGATTCGCACACCGCTCAATGGAATGCTTGGCTGGGTTAAGATGCTTCGCCAAGGTAAATTGGACTCATCTGCGACTACTCGGGCGCTAGAAACTATTGAGCGCAACGCCAATGCTCAAGCGAAATTAGTAGACGATTTGCTGGATGTATCATGTATTATCCGAGGGCAACTGCGCCTGGAAAAGCGTCCAGTTTCTCTAATCTCAGTGATTACTGAAGCTATCGAAACTCTAAAACCACAAGCTGAAGCTAAAGATATTACCATTAACTGTATGCTCGATCGGTATGTTAGTTCTGTTTCTGGAGATGCTAGCCGTTTACAACAAGTAGCGTGGAATCTGCTGAGTAATGCAATTAAATTTACACCTTCTGGGGGACAGGTAGAGGTTTCCCTACAAGCTGTGGGTACAGACGCGCTTCTCCAGGTCAAAGATACAGGTAATGGTATTAAAGCTGACTTCTTGCCCTACATTTTTGAACGCTTTCGTCAGGCAGACGCAAGTACAACCCGAACCTATGGAGGGCTAGGCTTAGGACTTGCAATTGTCCGGCATTTAGTGGAAATGCATGGGGGAACAGTAGAGGCTGATAGTCCAGGGCTTGGGCTTGGAGCAACCTTTGGGGTGCGCTTACCTCTAATGAGCATCTCTTATATTTCTGAGGGTGCAGAATCAATCTCTGGAAACGATGATAGTCAAATTTCACTCAACGGTTTACGAGTCTTAGTTGTTGATGATGAAGCTGATGGGCGGGAGCTTGTTGGTTTTATCTTGCAGCAACATGGTGCATTGGTGAGTCAGGCAGCATCAGTAGCCCAAGCATGGTCAGCGTTAGAGTCGGGAATGCCACACATACTGATTTCGGATCTTGGTATGCCCGAAGAGGATGGCTACAGCTTTATTCGTCGAATCAGAGCTTTACCGATAGAAAAAGGGGGTAGAATGCCAGCGATCGCCTTGAGTGCTTATGCTAAGGAAGAAGACCGAAGGCGAGCGCTACTAACAGGCTTTCAAATGTATTTGTCCAAGCCATTTGATCCAGATGAGCTATTAATTATGGTCGCAAGTTTGTCTGGTCAATTTCCGTAG